The genomic window TCGCTGCCGCTGCTCCAGAAGTCCGGCATCCCTGAGGGCAAGGGCTTCGGCGGCTTCCCGGTGAGCGGGCAATTCCTCATCTGCGACGACGCCGCGATCGTGGAGCGCCATCATGCCAAGGTCTATGGCAAGGCCGCCGTGGGCGCGCCGCCGATGTCCGTGCCGCACCTGGATACCCGGGTAATCGATGGCAAGAACACGCTGCTCTTCGGACCCTTCGCCGGCTTCTCGCCGAAATTCCTGAAGTCCGGCTCGATCTTCGACCTGCCAGGCTCCGTGCGCCTGTCAAACCTGGTGCCGATGCTCGCTGTGGGTAAGGACAACATCGACCTGACCCGCTACCTCATCGAGCAGGTCATGCAGAGCCCGCAGGATCGCCTGGACGCGCTGAAGGAATTCTTCCCCGCGGCGGAGCTGGGTGACTGGCGTCTCCTCACCGCCGGCCAGCGCGTGCAGATCATCAAGCAGGATGCGGACAAGGGTGGCGTGCTCCAGTTTGGCACCGAGATCGTCGCCTCCGCGGACGGCTCCATTGCCGCGCTGCTCGGTGCCTCGCCGGGTGCCTCCACCGCGGTGGACGTGATGCTGGACATCCTCGGCAAGTGCTTCTCGAAGCGCCTGCCCTCGTGGAAGGACCGCCTCGAAAAGATGATCCCCTCCTACGGCAAGAGCCTGCGCGACGATCCTGCGCTCTACCGCAAGGTCCGCGAAAAGGCGGACCGCCAGCTCGGCCTGGCGGGAAACTAGGAAGTTGTCGGAACGGGGATTGCGGGATATGCCGCAACCCGACCGATGAAGACACGTCATCTCTCCCTCCTCCGTCTCGGCCCTATCATTCTGGCCGCTGCCTGCGGTATCACGATCGCGGAGGAGAAGCCGAAGATCACCCTCAGTCCGGAACTGGCGATCCATGCGCCTGACGTGCCGGATGAGGAGAATGGCATCGTCCGGTTTGAGAAGCGCTTTACCCCGTTCGATCAAACCACCATCGCCGCGCTTGGAGAGATTGCGGAGCGATTGAGAGAAGGAGTTGCCGTGGAAGATCCGGCACTCTTCGAGAAACTTGAGACAAGCCATCGCCAGGCGCGTGAGTTGCTGAAAGCTCCCGCCCGGCACCTGAGTAGAAAGGACGTCTCCGAGTAACCACGTGGATACAGGTCTTCAAGGCAGCAGATATTCTTGCCCGCCGCTCCGCGCTCGGAGGTGACCGCGCCGCCGCACTTGCCTATCGTCGCGACCTGCTGGAGTGGAGCCGTCTCATCCGCCAGAGCCATCCGGACCTGATCCGCTACGTGATCGGCATCTTCGGATGGAGGATAGCGTTCAATGGAATGCTCTCCGACTGGGAAACCCACCCCGATCAAAAGGCCGGGCTCTCCGAGATCGAAGCTCTCCTCCGCGAATTCCCGTGCGACTGCTCGGAACTGATCCAAGTCTATCGCCGGGAAGCTCAGTTCTTCTCCGACTCAGGAGGCACGAAGGGCATATTGCAGGAGATCCCTGTGGACCAGACCTCCGGCTTTCTCCTGCGGGAGCCCTTTGACAAGCTCACCGTCGGTGAATTGCTGGAGCTTCCTTACGATGAGGAAAGCGAAGTCCGCAGGCGAGAATCGCAGCTACTCGGTAGCATCGAAGCGGTCAGGGAACGGGCACCTCTGGTGAATTGGCCGGGGTTTGTCGTCAAACCGTCCGCCACTGATCTCGATGCCTATCGCAAGCGACCGAACGGACTTGGAGACTTGTTGGAAGAGCATCCCACCGACATTTATCATGGCGCGCTGACCACAACCTTGTTTCAGCAGCCAAGCATGGAAACCTGCATCGCCTGGCTCAGGGCGGAGGGAGAGGGAAAGATTTTCACCCAGCATTCCGATGGAGTGGCCGATGACCCGGTGACGGGAAAGCCCCTGAAGATCGAGCCCGGCAGCAGGAGGATACGGAGCGTGGGAGCCGACTTGGAACTCGCTGATCTCGGCGATCTATCCCCGGATCCAGGTATCCAGGTCCTCAAGGATGACCGGATCATTAAAGTCCCCTCTTGGCGGAAGGACGGCGACTGACCGGCGTCACCCCAGGATTTCCGCGAGCTTCGCCTGCAGGGCTGCGAACTCATCATCGCCAAGCACCGGTCTGGCGACGGGGAGCGAACCCTCCGGAGGCGCGGGCAGGGTCACCCAACTACGACAACCGCCGTACTTTGCCTCGTAGGGGAATTCCCACGGCTGCGCGAGTTCGCCGACCCGGACGAGCGCGATGTGGATGCTCCCGCTCGCCATGCCCTTGCCTTCCCAATCGAAGCGCTGGCGGATCGTCTCCTCCGTCCAGATGTGCAGCGGCTCCAGCGCGGCGACCTGGTCCCAGCTTGTGAGTGTTTTTGCCCACAGGGCCTCGGCATGGTGGGTGATGGTGACGGTCTCACCGGCGACCCACTCCGGCTTCGCGACGACGGAGCCCTCCCGGACGAACTGGTCCTGATTGTGGAAGCGCGTTGGAAACAGGAAGAAATTCTCCTCCGCGAAGGAGAAACCGGCACGCCCCTCATGAATGCCGCCCTTCCGCAGAATGATCGCCTGCCGTCCGCTCGCGAGCGC from Luteolibacter flavescens includes these protein-coding regions:
- a CDS encoding malate:quinone oxidoreductase, which encodes MKRVETMAEADVVLIGGGIMSATLGVLLHELDPTLKIQIVEALAEVAKESSNPWNNAGTGHAALCELNYTKEKADGSVEISKALEINEAFELSKQFWAYLVERGVLPAPEGFITPVPHMSFVIGKENQTYLKRRHETMASHHFFDEMEYSEDHSVIRKWAPLLLEGRRPSEPLAATRAAGGTDVNFGALTQSLVDHLASKDVVRIATHHQVRDIKRKRDGRWHLTVRNLSKNINRSIAAPFVFVGAGGASLPLLQKSGIPEGKGFGGFPVSGQFLICDDAAIVERHHAKVYGKAAVGAPPMSVPHLDTRVIDGKNTLLFGPFAGFSPKFLKSGSIFDLPGSVRLSNLVPMLAVGKDNIDLTRYLIEQVMQSPQDRLDALKEFFPAAELGDWRLLTAGQRVQIIKQDADKGGVLQFGTEIVASADGSIAALLGASPGASTAVDVMLDILGKCFSKRLPSWKDRLEKMIPSYGKSLRDDPALYRKVREKADRQLGLAGN
- a CDS encoding DUF1802 family protein encodes the protein MASGFKEWQVVCDALASGRQAIILRKGGIHEGRAGFSFAEENFFLFPTRFHNQDQFVREGSVVAKPEWVAGETVTITHHAEALWAKTLTSWDQVAALEPLHIWTEETIRQRFDWEGKGMASGSIHIALVRVGELAQPWEFPYEAKYGGCRSWVTLPAPPEGSLPVARPVLGDDEFAALQAKLAEILG